From Streptomyces yatensis, one genomic window encodes:
- a CDS encoding aldo/keto reductase, whose amino-acid sequence MEQREFGRLGRKVSVVGLGTWQLGADWGEVGEQDALAVLDAAVEAGVTFFDTADVYGDGRSERLIGRYLRERPDAGIFVATKMGRRLPQLEENYTLDNFRAWTDRSRANLGVDTLDLVQLHCPPSPVHSSEAVFDALDTLVAEERVAAYGVSVETCAEALAAIARPGTASVQIILNPFRLKPLEEVVPAAREAGVGIIARVPLASGLLSGKYTRDTVFAENDHRTFNRHGEAFDQGETFSGVGFEEGLEAAVEFAELAPEGATPAQTALRWIVQQPGVTSVIPGARSPEQARANADAAGLPPLPAATLEAVGDLYDRRLRARVHPRW is encoded by the coding sequence ATGGAGCAGCGTGAGTTCGGCCGGCTCGGCCGGAAGGTCTCGGTCGTGGGCCTGGGCACCTGGCAGCTGGGCGCGGACTGGGGCGAGGTCGGCGAGCAGGACGCCCTGGCCGTGCTGGACGCGGCCGTCGAAGCGGGCGTGACGTTCTTCGACACCGCCGATGTGTACGGGGACGGGCGCAGCGAGCGGCTCATCGGGCGGTATCTGCGGGAGCGGCCGGACGCCGGGATCTTCGTGGCGACCAAGATGGGGCGGCGGCTGCCGCAGCTCGAGGAGAACTACACCCTGGACAACTTCCGCGCGTGGACCGACCGGTCGCGGGCCAACCTGGGGGTGGACACCCTGGATCTGGTGCAGCTGCACTGCCCGCCGTCCCCGGTGCACTCCTCGGAGGCGGTCTTCGACGCGCTGGACACGCTGGTGGCCGAGGAGCGCGTGGCGGCGTACGGGGTGAGCGTCGAGACGTGTGCGGAGGCGCTGGCGGCGATCGCGCGGCCCGGCACGGCGAGCGTGCAGATCATCCTCAACCCGTTCCGGCTCAAGCCGCTGGAGGAGGTGGTGCCGGCGGCGCGGGAGGCCGGTGTGGGGATCATCGCGCGGGTGCCACTGGCGTCCGGGCTGCTGTCGGGGAAGTACACCAGGGACACCGTCTTCGCCGAGAACGACCACCGCACCTTCAACCGGCACGGCGAGGCGTTCGACCAGGGCGAGACCTTCTCCGGTGTGGGCTTCGAGGAGGGTCTCGAGGCGGCGGTGGAGTTCGCGGAGCTGGCGCCCGAGGGAGCCACCCCCGCGCAGACGGCGCTGCGGTGGATCGTCCAGCAGCCGGGCGTGACCTCGGTCATCCCGGGGGCGCGTTCGCCCGAGCAGGCTCGGGCGAACGCGGACGCGGCGGGGCTGCCCCCGCTGCCCGCCGCCACGCTGGAGGCCGTCGGCGACCTGTACGACCGGCGGCTCCGGGCCCGGGTGCACCCTCGCTGGTAG
- a CDS encoding cellulase family glycosylhydrolase, translated as MPTHQTRGIRIGRPRPGRTRLLGVAAALLAAAAAPGTPAAAAEAPWFDGRAADRMAVDGTRFTDGHGREVVLRGFNVSGETKLEENGGLPFATTADARTSAAAMRNLTGANAVRFLLSWAHAEPEPGRVDTGYLEKATAQMKAFLDAGIRVFPDFHQDLYSGRLFDKDSWYSGDGAPQWVIDAGGYPKESCGICVHWGQNITQNQAVRDATRDFWRNRALTTGAGTVRVQDAFLATAGTTMTYLARHLTDEQFTRVAGFDPLNEPYAGAYDDGQNSRTWEKSVLWPFYEKFRARMDAAGWQDKPAFVEPNMFWNSNLDFQRQEGGLLDAGKPGPDYVFNTHYYDQKAISGIFMPGKAADGQYAGDFGALRDRSTALDLPAVMSEFGHPLTGFTSDKAPTVVKGMYQALDSRLPGATWWTRPAASGAVLSSTQWQWDIYSGRHHEAMNGNTGKVLTEGDAWNGEDLSAVRLDDSGNAGLRQDARLLDRLYPRAVAGRTLAFTFEDRSRDGATTLSWNRIPGSLPNVAELTGSGRYGMLVWRSDGGTEAPTELRLPRDFDPARTTVVSDLGTVTGPPAYTAHGHTADHPIATAAEPGVTDARRLVLSAPADAGTVHYALIADGTAAPSAELRAAAQRELTAWAADAGF; from the coding sequence ATGCCGACTCATCAGACGCGAGGGATACGGATCGGCCGCCCCCGACCGGGTCGCACCCGGTTGCTCGGGGTGGCCGCCGCGTTGCTGGCGGCGGCCGCGGCCCCGGGCACTCCGGCGGCCGCGGCCGAGGCGCCCTGGTTCGACGGCCGCGCGGCGGACCGGATGGCCGTGGACGGCACCCGGTTCACCGACGGACACGGCCGCGAGGTCGTGCTGCGCGGCTTCAACGTGTCCGGCGAGACCAAACTGGAGGAGAACGGCGGGCTCCCGTTCGCCACCACCGCCGACGCCAGGACATCCGCCGCCGCCATGCGGAACCTGACCGGAGCCAACGCGGTGCGCTTCCTGCTGTCCTGGGCCCATGCCGAGCCCGAGCCCGGCCGGGTGGACACCGGCTATCTGGAGAAGGCCACCGCGCAGATGAAGGCGTTCCTGGACGCCGGAATCCGGGTCTTCCCCGACTTCCACCAGGACCTGTACTCCGGCCGTCTCTTCGACAAGGACAGCTGGTACAGCGGCGACGGCGCGCCGCAATGGGTCATCGACGCGGGCGGATACCCCAAGGAGTCCTGCGGCATCTGCGTCCACTGGGGCCAGAACATCACCCAGAACCAGGCGGTCCGAGACGCCACCCGCGACTTCTGGCGCAACCGCGCCCTGACCACCGGCGCGGGCACCGTCCGCGTCCAGGACGCCTTCCTGGCCACCGCCGGGACGACCATGACCTACCTCGCCCGGCACCTCACCGACGAGCAGTTCACCCGCGTCGCCGGCTTCGACCCGCTCAACGAGCCGTACGCGGGCGCGTACGACGACGGCCAGAACAGCCGCACCTGGGAGAAGAGCGTGCTGTGGCCCTTCTACGAGAAGTTCCGCGCCCGTATGGACGCCGCGGGCTGGCAGGACAAGCCCGCGTTCGTGGAGCCCAATATGTTCTGGAACTCCAACCTGGACTTCCAGCGCCAGGAGGGCGGACTCCTCGACGCCGGAAAGCCCGGCCCCGACTATGTCTTCAACACCCACTACTACGACCAGAAGGCCATCTCCGGCATCTTCATGCCCGGCAAGGCGGCCGACGGGCAGTACGCGGGCGACTTCGGTGCCCTGCGCGACCGCTCCACCGCCCTGGACCTTCCGGCCGTCATGAGCGAGTTCGGCCATCCGCTGACCGGCTTCACCTCCGACAAGGCCCCCACCGTCGTCAAGGGCATGTACCAGGCGCTGGACTCCCGGCTCCCCGGCGCCACCTGGTGGACCCGGCCGGCCGCCTCCGGCGCCGTGCTCTCCTCCACCCAGTGGCAGTGGGACATCTACAGCGGCCGCCACCACGAGGCCATGAACGGCAACACCGGCAAGGTCCTCACCGAGGGCGACGCGTGGAACGGCGAGGACCTTTCGGCCGTCCGCCTCGACGACTCCGGCAACGCCGGGCTGCGCCAGGACGCACGGCTGCTCGACCGGCTGTATCCGCGCGCCGTCGCGGGCCGCACCCTCGCCTTCACCTTCGAGGACCGCTCACGCGACGGCGCCACCACGCTCAGCTGGAACCGCATCCCCGGCAGCCTGCCGAACGTGGCCGAGCTGACCGGCTCCGGCCGTTACGGCATGCTGGTGTGGCGCTCCGACGGCGGTACCGAAGCGCCCACCGAACTGCGTCTGCCCCGCGACTTCGACCCCGCCCGGACCACCGTCGTCTCCGATCTGGGCACCGTCACCGGGCCGCCCGCGTACACCGCGCACGGCCATACCGCCGACCACCCCATCGCCACCGCCGCGGAGCCCGGCGTCACCGACGCGCGCCGGCTGGTGCTCTCCGCCCCGGCCGACGCGGGCACCGTGCACTACGCGCTGATCGCCGACGGCACCGCCGCCCCCTCGGCGGAGCTGCGCGCCGCCGCCCAGCGCGAACTGACGGCGTGGGCGGCGGACGCGGGTTTCTGA
- a CDS encoding FG-GAP and VCBS repeat-containing protein, whose translation MRSRSLTTVVRCATVVALVTTPAVLALPSAGAAEARAAAAAAPKVDFNKDGRADLAVSAPAGTVDGKAKAGYVAVVYGSASGADTAHRQVVSQATAGVPGDPTASTYFGAHTVARDLDGDGYTDLAVQAGDSPAITVLWGSANGLTGGTQLPAGNGDHWGSSDIVGGDFNGDGKADLVDVVTVDEGSDEEKTGLRVRLGPFTRDGKEAGSSFSDTGRFDGPTSLTAGDITGDGKDDLVSTHAFEEMSQSSLFFKGDDKGLSPKVKDLTDAASATIGDVDKDGHGDLVLRTVPGNVVEDLPYDHGTLKVLYGTASGPSTTRTTTIDQNTAGVPGVNEDGDQFGYSLSSGDVNGDGYADISVGIPYEALEAGQKAAGSVVQLYGGRGGLSGTGAQAFTQDTAGVPGAAEADDHFGMAVRLADTDGDGKDDLAVGAPDEDGAHSTSGAAWVLRGQSGGLTTSGVVSFGPDSLGAPEAGAALGAEFQQ comes from the coding sequence GTGCGCTCCCGTTCCCTCACCACCGTCGTGCGCTGCGCGACCGTGGTGGCACTTGTGACCACCCCCGCTGTGCTCGCCCTGCCCTCGGCGGGCGCCGCCGAGGCCCGCGCCGCCGCGGCCGCCGCCCCCAAGGTCGACTTCAACAAGGACGGACGCGCCGACCTCGCCGTCTCCGCCCCCGCCGGCACGGTGGACGGCAAGGCCAAGGCGGGCTATGTCGCCGTGGTCTACGGCTCCGCCTCCGGCGCGGACACCGCCCACCGCCAGGTCGTCAGCCAGGCCACCGCGGGCGTCCCCGGCGACCCCACCGCGTCGACGTACTTCGGGGCCCATACGGTCGCCCGCGACCTGGACGGCGACGGCTACACCGATCTGGCGGTCCAGGCCGGTGACTCCCCGGCCATCACGGTCCTGTGGGGTTCGGCGAACGGCCTGACCGGCGGCACCCAGCTGCCCGCCGGCAACGGCGACCACTGGGGCTCCAGCGACATCGTGGGCGGTGACTTCAACGGCGACGGCAAGGCCGACCTGGTCGATGTGGTCACCGTCGACGAGGGCTCGGATGAGGAGAAGACCGGCCTGCGCGTCCGTCTCGGCCCGTTCACCCGCGACGGCAAGGAGGCGGGCAGCTCCTTCTCGGACACCGGCAGGTTCGACGGGCCGACCAGTCTGACCGCGGGCGACATCACCGGCGACGGCAAGGACGACCTCGTCTCCACCCACGCCTTCGAGGAGATGTCCCAGTCCAGCCTGTTCTTCAAGGGGGACGACAAGGGCCTGTCGCCGAAGGTCAAGGACCTCACCGACGCCGCCTCCGCGACCATCGGCGACGTCGACAAGGACGGCCACGGCGATCTGGTGCTGCGCACGGTCCCGGGGAACGTCGTCGAGGACCTGCCGTACGACCACGGCACCCTGAAGGTCCTCTACGGCACCGCCTCGGGGCCGAGCACCACCCGCACCACGACCATCGACCAGAACACCGCGGGCGTCCCGGGCGTCAACGAGGACGGCGACCAGTTCGGCTACTCGCTCAGCTCCGGCGACGTCAACGGCGACGGCTACGCGGACATCTCCGTCGGCATCCCGTATGAGGCCCTTGAGGCCGGCCAGAAGGCGGCCGGCAGCGTCGTCCAGCTCTACGGCGGCCGGGGCGGGCTGTCCGGCACCGGAGCCCAGGCGTTCACCCAGGACACCGCCGGTGTCCCCGGCGCCGCGGAGGCGGACGATCACTTCGGCATGGCCGTCCGGCTCGCCGACACCGACGGCGACGGCAAGGACGACCTGGCGGTGGGCGCGCCCGACGAGGACGGCGCCCATTCCACCAGCGGTGCGGCATGGGTGCTGCGTGGCCAGTCGGGCGGCCTCACCACGAGCGGTGTCGTGTCCTTCGGGCCCGACTCCCTCGGGGCGCCGGAGGCCGGTGCGGCCCTGGGCGCGGAGTTCCAGCAGTAG
- a CDS encoding CobW family GTP-binding protein gives MATQRIPVILVTGFLGSGKTTMLNHLMRDSADTRIGVIVNDFGSINIDAMAVAGQVDSMIPIENGCLCCAADASEMDEMLDRLTDPELRIDVVVIEASGLAEPQSMIRTLLSSTNERIVYGGLVEVVDAAEFPDTRVRHPELDRHVRAADLIVLNKTDRVAEDERRDLVENIQEIAPGAPVLTAAHGRVDPALLFDHRPRETSGEGFRQLSFADVWGDEVDAGGGCGEDGCGDGHDHGRHLHAAYESMEFTAAEPLHPRRLMAFLDSLPAGLYRAKGFLHFAGAGRERKFTLHAVGSYLRFQPSPWERDEPRTTQLVMIGTGIDADTLTKRLVECVAAPAEEVDDTHMMGVLRYVDEAD, from the coding sequence TTGGCCACACAACGGATTCCGGTCATTCTCGTCACGGGTTTTCTGGGCTCCGGGAAAACGACGATGCTCAACCATCTGATGCGGGACAGCGCGGACACCCGCATCGGCGTCATCGTCAATGACTTCGGATCCATCAACATCGACGCCATGGCCGTCGCCGGGCAGGTCGATTCGATGATCCCGATCGAGAACGGCTGTCTGTGCTGCGCGGCCGACGCCTCCGAGATGGACGAGATGCTCGACCGGCTCACCGATCCGGAGCTGCGCATCGATGTCGTGGTGATCGAGGCCAGTGGCCTCGCCGAGCCGCAGAGCATGATCCGTACGCTGCTGTCCAGCACCAATGAGCGGATCGTCTACGGCGGCCTGGTGGAGGTCGTGGACGCCGCGGAGTTCCCGGACACCCGCGTCCGCCACCCCGAGCTCGACCGCCATGTCCGCGCCGCGGACCTCATCGTGCTCAACAAGACCGACCGCGTCGCCGAGGACGAACGGCGGGATCTGGTGGAGAACATCCAGGAGATCGCCCCCGGTGCGCCGGTCCTGACCGCGGCGCACGGGCGTGTCGACCCCGCGCTCCTCTTCGACCACCGGCCCCGCGAGACCTCCGGGGAAGGCTTCCGGCAGCTCTCGTTCGCCGATGTGTGGGGCGACGAGGTGGATGCCGGGGGCGGGTGCGGCGAGGACGGGTGCGGCGACGGCCATGACCACGGCCGGCACCTCCACGCCGCGTACGAGAGCATGGAGTTCACCGCGGCCGAGCCGCTCCATCCGCGCCGGCTGATGGCCTTCCTCGACAGCCTCCCGGCGGGCCTCTACCGGGCCAAGGGGTTCCTCCATTTCGCGGGCGCGGGCCGGGAGCGGAAGTTCACCCTGCACGCGGTCGGCTCGTATCTCCGCTTCCAGCCCTCGCCCTGGGAGCGCGATGAGCCGCGCACCACCCAGCTGGTGATGATCGGCACCGGGATCGACGCCGACACCCTCACCAAGCGGCTGGTCGAGTGCGTGGCGGCACCCGCGGAAGAGGTCGACGACACGCACATGATGGGCGTGCTCCGCTATGTGGACGAGGCGGACTAG
- a CDS encoding aldo/keto reductase, giving the protein MVHLAAENRYDSMQYQRCGRSGVLLPKVSLGLWHNFGDTHPLETQRAVLRRAFDLGVTHIDLANNYGPPPGSAETNFGSIFAQDFRPYRDELFIASKAGYLMWPGPYGEWGSRKYVLASLDQSLSRMGLDYVDVFYSHRFDPDTPLEETMGALDSAVRQGKALYAGLSNYPPEAIAEAAAILKDLRTPYLINQHPYSILQRGVEGGVLQASAEAGVGVIAFSPLAQGQLTDRYLHGVPADSRMALGHFLKRETLTEERLSLLHALNKLAQGRGQTLAQLALAWVLRDPRVVSVLIGASSVAQLEQNVSVLDSPAFSDAELAEIDRLSAEAGIEIP; this is encoded by the coding sequence ATGGTCCACCTCGCCGCCGAGAACCGCTACGACTCCATGCAGTACCAGCGCTGCGGGCGCAGTGGTGTGCTGCTCCCGAAGGTCTCGCTCGGCCTGTGGCACAACTTCGGCGACACCCACCCCCTGGAAACCCAGCGCGCCGTGCTGCGCCGCGCCTTCGACCTCGGTGTCACCCATATCGATCTGGCCAACAACTACGGTCCGCCGCCCGGGAGCGCCGAGACCAACTTCGGCTCGATCTTCGCCCAGGACTTCCGCCCCTATCGCGATGAGCTCTTCATCGCCAGCAAGGCCGGATACCTCATGTGGCCGGGGCCGTACGGCGAGTGGGGCTCGCGCAAATACGTCCTGGCCAGCCTCGACCAGTCGCTGTCCCGGATGGGGCTGGACTACGTCGATGTCTTCTACTCCCACCGCTTCGACCCGGACACCCCGCTCGAGGAGACGATGGGCGCCCTCGACAGCGCGGTGCGCCAGGGCAAGGCGCTCTACGCGGGCCTGTCCAACTACCCGCCGGAGGCGATCGCCGAGGCCGCCGCGATCCTGAAGGACCTGCGCACCCCGTATCTGATCAACCAGCATCCGTACTCGATCCTCCAGCGCGGGGTCGAGGGCGGGGTGCTGCAGGCGTCCGCCGAGGCGGGCGTCGGGGTCATCGCCTTCTCGCCGCTGGCGCAGGGACAGCTCACCGACCGGTACCTCCACGGGGTGCCGGCCGATTCGCGCATGGCGCTCGGCCACTTCCTCAAGCGAGAGACGCTCACCGAGGAGCGGCTGTCCCTGCTGCACGCCCTCAACAAGCTCGCGCAGGGGCGCGGCCAGACCCTCGCCCAGCTGGCGCTCGCCTGGGTGCTGCGCGACCCCCGGGTGGTCTCGGTGCTGATCGGCGCGAGCAGCGTCGCCCAGCTGGAGCAGAACGTCTCGGTGCTGGACTCGCCCGCCTTCAGCGACGCCGAGCTGGCCGAGATCGACCGCCTCTCGGCCGAGGCGGGCATCGAGATTCCCTGA
- a CDS encoding beta-L-arabinofuranosidase domain-containing protein: MSEPVDRRHFITTTATGAAAVALTVAAGSTAAAAPPGATPAHRGPKALTGVQPFPLTAVTLLPGAFQDNQSRNTAYLRFVDIDRLLHTFRLNVGLPSAAQPCGGWESPTTELRGHSTGHLLSGLALTYAATGDTALRDKGRALVSALAACQARSPAAGYGQGYLSAFPESFFDRLEAGTGVWAPYYTLHKIMAGLVDQYRLAGDTEALQTVLRQAAWVDARTGKLSYDQMQRVLQTEFGGMNDVLADLHAITGDSRWLTVAERFTHARVFDPLARNEDRLAGLHANTQIPKMVGAIRLWEEGLDSRYRTIGENFWKIVTDHHTYVIGGNSNGEAFHEPDAIAAQLSNTCCENCNSYNMLKLTRLIHFHAPERTDLLDYYERTLLNQMLGEQDPDSAHGFNIYYTGLAPGSFKQQPSFMGTDPNQYSTDYDNFSCDHGSGMETQAKFADTIYTHADRSLLVNLFIPSELRWQDKGITWRQTTGFPDQQTTTLTVASGGASLELRVRIPSWAAGARATLNGAALADRPAPGSWLIIDRQWKTGDRVEVTLPMKLTFDPTPDDPDVPAVLYGPVVLAGAYGGRTGMTMPRLDRGSVTQSATSPMRFGATASGESVTLLPVARVHHQHYNVYWLTGQPPTPPPAFAAWHRFDETSGTAAADATGRGKTARLTGGASWTAGRTGGAVALNGTDGHVVLADDLLAGARAYTLATWVRLDGTPATWTRIFDIGTGVTANMFLTPVADSGKLRFAITAGGGGAEQRVEAAPLPTGQWVHVAVAYGTGTAVLYVGGREVGRNTAITVEPVHFGNHIRAGYLGRSQYPDPYLEAAFDDFRVYGRTLSGNEVATLARS, encoded by the coding sequence ATGAGCGAACCAGTCGACAGACGGCACTTCATCACCACCACCGCCACAGGCGCCGCGGCCGTGGCGCTCACCGTCGCGGCCGGATCCACCGCCGCGGCGGCGCCCCCGGGCGCCACCCCGGCCCATCGGGGGCCCAAGGCGCTGACCGGCGTCCAGCCCTTTCCGCTCACCGCCGTGACCCTGCTCCCCGGCGCCTTCCAGGACAACCAGTCCCGCAACACCGCCTATCTGCGCTTCGTGGACATCGACCGGCTGCTGCACACCTTCCGCCTCAATGTCGGCCTCCCCAGCGCCGCCCAGCCCTGCGGCGGCTGGGAGAGCCCCACCACGGAACTGCGCGGCCACAGCACCGGCCACCTCCTGTCCGGACTGGCCCTCACCTACGCGGCCACCGGTGACACCGCACTGCGCGACAAGGGCCGCGCACTGGTCTCGGCGCTCGCCGCCTGCCAGGCCAGGTCCCCGGCCGCCGGCTACGGCCAGGGCTATCTCTCGGCGTTCCCCGAGAGCTTCTTCGACCGGCTGGAGGCGGGCACCGGGGTGTGGGCCCCGTACTACACCCTTCACAAGATCATGGCCGGGCTCGTCGACCAGTACCGGCTCGCGGGCGACACCGAGGCCCTGCAGACCGTGCTGCGCCAGGCCGCCTGGGTCGACGCCCGCACCGGGAAGCTCAGCTACGACCAGATGCAGCGGGTGCTGCAGACCGAGTTCGGCGGCATGAACGACGTCCTCGCCGATCTGCACGCGATCACCGGCGACAGCCGCTGGCTGACGGTCGCCGAACGCTTCACCCACGCCCGCGTCTTCGACCCGCTCGCCCGGAACGAGGACCGGCTCGCCGGACTGCACGCGAATACCCAGATCCCCAAGATGGTCGGCGCCATCCGGCTGTGGGAGGAGGGGCTCGACAGCCGCTACCGCACCATCGGCGAGAACTTCTGGAAGATCGTCACCGATCACCACACCTATGTCATCGGCGGGAACAGCAACGGGGAGGCGTTCCACGAGCCCGACGCCATCGCCGCCCAGCTCTCCAACACCTGTTGCGAGAACTGCAACAGCTACAACATGCTCAAGCTCACCCGGCTGATCCACTTCCACGCCCCGGAGCGCACGGATCTGCTCGACTACTACGAGCGCACCCTGCTCAACCAGATGCTCGGCGAGCAGGACCCGGACTCGGCCCACGGCTTCAACATCTACTACACCGGTCTCGCCCCCGGCTCCTTCAAGCAGCAGCCGTCCTTCATGGGCACCGACCCCAACCAGTACTCCACCGACTACGACAACTTCTCCTGCGACCACGGCAGTGGCATGGAGACCCAGGCCAAGTTCGCCGACACCATCTACACCCACGCCGACCGCAGCCTGCTGGTGAACCTCTTCATCCCCTCCGAGCTGCGCTGGCAGGACAAGGGCATCACCTGGCGCCAGACCACCGGCTTCCCCGACCAGCAGACCACCACCCTCACCGTCGCCTCCGGCGGTGCCTCCCTCGAACTGCGCGTCCGCATCCCCTCCTGGGCGGCGGGGGCCCGCGCCACGCTCAACGGCGCCGCACTCGCCGACCGGCCGGCCCCCGGCAGCTGGCTGATCATCGACCGCCAGTGGAAGACCGGCGACCGGGTCGAGGTGACCCTGCCGATGAAGCTGACGTTCGACCCCACCCCCGACGACCCCGACGTCCCGGCCGTGCTCTACGGGCCCGTCGTACTCGCCGGGGCGTACGGCGGCCGCACCGGAATGACCATGCCGCGCCTGGACAGGGGATCCGTGACCCAGAGCGCCACCAGCCCCATGCGGTTCGGCGCCACGGCCAGTGGCGAGAGCGTGACCCTGCTGCCGGTCGCCCGCGTCCACCACCAGCACTACAACGTGTACTGGCTGACCGGGCAGCCGCCCACCCCGCCGCCCGCCTTCGCCGCCTGGCACCGCTTCGACGAGACCTCCGGCACCGCCGCCGCCGACGCCACCGGCCGCGGCAAGACCGCCCGGCTCACCGGCGGCGCCTCCTGGACGGCGGGCAGGACCGGTGGCGCGGTCGCCCTGAACGGCACGGACGGGCATGTCGTCCTCGCCGACGACCTGCTGGCCGGCGCCCGGGCGTACACCCTGGCCACCTGGGTCCGGCTGGACGGCACCCCCGCCACCTGGACCCGGATCTTCGACATCGGCACCGGGGTCACCGCCAATATGTTCCTCACCCCCGTCGCCGACTCGGGGAAGCTGCGCTTCGCCATCACCGCGGGCGGCGGCGGAGCCGAGCAGCGCGTCGAGGCCGCCCCGCTGCCCACCGGCCAGTGGGTCCATGTCGCCGTCGCCTACGGCACCGGCACCGCCGTCCTCTACGTCGGCGGGCGCGAGGTGGGACGCAACACCGCCATCACCGTCGAGCCCGTCCACTTCGGCAACCACATCCGGGCCGGGTACCTCGGCAGGTCGCAGTACCCGGACCCGTACCTCGAGGCCGCCTTCGACGACTTCCGCGTCTACGGCAGAACACTCAGCGGGAATGAGGTCGCCACTTTGGCCCGAAGCTGA
- a CDS encoding family 43 glycosylhydrolase yields the protein MSRSAEHQPSRRRVIMGALALGAAAGTPGIAQAATPAASHAAAKAPSYANPLVRQRADPHILKHTDGYYYFTATVPEYDRIVLRRSRTIGGLATAAESVIWKKHTSGDMGAHIWAPEIHFIDGKWYLYFASAPANDVWKIRMWVLENASANPLAGTWTEKGRIVTPIDSFSLDASTFTHQGTRYLVWAQSNPDVGNNSSIYLARMASPWSITGPQVEISRPTYDWETRGFKVNEGPSVLQRNGRVFLTYSASATDANYCMGLLAASAGSDLLAAASWKKSPRPVFTSNDTTQQYGPGHNSFTVAEDGHTDLLVYHARQYKDITGDPLNDPNRHTRVQALGWKADGTPDFGVPVADAPARDTTAATRYTMTAFTNSSESNMYVYQSSDATTYTLLKGPAYTPPSGLIRDPSVIKHTDGYYYIVYTTNWTGNTIGFARSRDRLTWTFVRNHTLPVAGLERTWAPEFFVDDGGRVNIIVSLDTASTPDYIFRPHLLTATDASLSSWTTPTPLRGLDTSNYIDTFVVRHAGQYHAFTKQETTKYIEHATANSLGGPYTFRGTGDWAGWGSWREGPALARLDNGGWRIYFDGYTEQKYYYSDSLDGFRTWTPIRELPGLTGFARHFTVLKETV from the coding sequence ATGAGCCGCAGCGCGGAACACCAGCCCAGCCGCAGACGCGTGATAATGGGCGCCCTCGCCCTGGGGGCGGCCGCCGGAACACCCGGGATCGCACAGGCCGCCACCCCCGCCGCATCACATGCCGCCGCCAAGGCACCCTCGTACGCCAATCCGCTGGTGCGCCAGCGCGCCGATCCGCACATCCTCAAACACACCGACGGCTACTACTACTTCACCGCCACCGTCCCCGAGTACGACCGCATCGTCCTGCGGCGCTCCAGGACCATCGGCGGCCTGGCCACCGCCGCCGAGTCGGTGATCTGGAAGAAGCACACCAGCGGTGACATGGGCGCCCACATATGGGCCCCGGAAATCCACTTCATCGACGGCAAGTGGTACCTCTACTTCGCCTCGGCGCCCGCGAACGACGTCTGGAAGATCCGGATGTGGGTGCTGGAGAACGCGAGCGCCAACCCCCTCGCCGGGACCTGGACCGAGAAGGGCCGCATCGTCACGCCCATCGACTCCTTCTCCCTGGACGCCTCCACCTTCACCCACCAGGGCACCCGCTATCTCGTCTGGGCGCAGAGCAATCCGGACGTCGGCAACAACTCGAGCATCTACCTCGCCCGGATGGCGAGCCCATGGAGCATCACCGGGCCCCAGGTGGAGATCTCCCGGCCGACGTACGACTGGGAGACCCGTGGCTTCAAGGTCAACGAGGGCCCCTCGGTCCTGCAGCGGAACGGCCGTGTGTTCCTCACCTACTCCGCCAGCGCCACCGACGCCAACTACTGCATGGGGCTGCTGGCCGCCTCGGCCGGGAGTGACCTGCTCGCCGCCGCATCCTGGAAGAAGAGCCCGCGGCCGGTCTTCACCAGCAATGACACCACCCAGCAGTACGGGCCCGGCCACAACTCCTTCACCGTCGCCGAGGACGGCCACACCGACCTCCTCGTCTACCACGCCCGCCAGTACAAGGACATCACCGGCGACCCGCTGAACGACCCCAACCGGCACACCCGCGTCCAGGCCCTCGGCTGGAAGGCCGACGGCACCCCGGACTTCGGGGTGCCGGTGGCCGACGCGCCCGCCAGGGACACCACGGCCGCCACCCGCTACACCATGACGGCGTTCACCAACAGCAGCGAGTCGAACATGTACGTCTACCAGTCGTCCGACGCGACCACGTACACGCTGCTCAAGGGACCCGCCTACACCCCGCCGTCCGGGCTCATCCGCGACCCCAGCGTCATCAAGCACACCGACGGCTATTACTACATCGTCTACACGACGAACTGGACCGGGAACACCATCGGGTTCGCGCGCAGCCGCGACCGCCTCACCTGGACCTTCGTCCGCAATCACACCCTGCCGGTGGCCGGTCTCGAGCGCACCTGGGCGCCGGAGTTCTTCGTGGACGACGGCGGCAGGGTCAACATCATCGTCTCGCTGGACACCGCCTCCACCCCCGACTACATCTTCCGGCCGCATCTGCTCACCGCCACCGACGCGTCGCTGTCGTCCTGGACCACGCCGACCCCGCTGCGGGGCCTGGACACGTCCAACTACATCGACACCTTCGTCGTCCGCCACGCCGGGCAGTACCACGCCTTCACCAAGCAGGAGACCACCAAGTACATCGAGCACGCGACCGCGAACAGCCTCGGCGGGCCGTACACCTTCCGCGGCACCGGCGACTGGGCGGGCTGGGGCAGCTGGCGCGAGGGACCGGCGCTGGCGCGGCTGGACAACGGCGGCTGGCGGATCTACTTCGACGGCTACACCGAGCAGAAGTACTACTACAGCGACAGCCTCGACGGCTTCCGGACCTGGACGCCGATCCGGGAGCTGCCCGGGCTCACCGGATTCGCCCGCCACTTCACCGTCCTCAAGGAGACGGTGTGA